From a region of the Flavobacterium branchiarum genome:
- a CDS encoding BrxA/BrxB family bacilliredoxin has protein sequence MYPEEMVKPMQAELTTAGFQDLHSASEVDNAIKSEGTTLVVVNSVCGCAARNARPGAKMSLEGAKKPDHLITVFAGVDKEAVDAARQHMFPFPPSSPSMALFKNGELVHMLERHHIEGRPAELIAENLKDAFNEFC, from the coding sequence ATGTATCCAGAAGAAATGGTAAAACCAATGCAAGCTGAATTAACAACTGCAGGTTTTCAAGATTTACATAGTGCATCAGAAGTTGATAACGCAATCAAATCAGAAGGAACAACACTAGTAGTTGTAAATTCAGTATGTGGATGTGCAGCAAGAAACGCACGCCCAGGAGCAAAAATGAGCTTAGAAGGTGCTAAAAAACCAGACCATTTAATCACTGTTTTTGCAGGAGTTGATAAAGAAGCTGTTGATGCAGCAAGACAACATATGTTCCCTTTTCCTCCATCTTCTCCAAGTATGGCATTATTCAAAAACGGAGAATTAGTTCATATGCTTGAGCGTCACCACATCGAAGGTCGCCCAGCTGAATTAATCGCAGAAAACTTAAAAGACGCTTTCAACGAGTTTTGCTAA
- a CDS encoding tetratricopeptide repeat protein, with protein MKKIILGFSFLISFFTFAQVPKNKTQDAIIKQALDSCAYKYNYTFQMQEWQNCIDEGLKKDSTIAYLWQQKAMPYFKCKKYEVGMSFLDKAVLYNKQEWLPYRGFIKCIFSKSYKDAITDLEECIKLYGNGYIMDHTYSFYIGLCYLQLNEYDKAEKVLDDYVTDIYKNRQQLEHPTTYFYQAIAKYELKKYDEAISILDKALKIYPQFSDAKYYKAICWFKIGKPKDEISALGTEARSDATKGFKLNEDNTIYETYPYQIRFTK; from the coding sequence TTGAAAAAAATCATTTTAGGTTTCAGCTTTTTAATTTCCTTTTTCACATTTGCTCAAGTCCCAAAAAACAAGACGCAAGATGCTATTATCAAACAAGCTCTAGATAGTTGTGCTTATAAATACAATTATACTTTTCAAATGCAAGAGTGGCAAAATTGCATTGATGAAGGTTTAAAAAAAGACAGTACAATAGCTTATTTATGGCAACAAAAAGCAATGCCTTATTTTAAATGCAAAAAGTACGAGGTTGGAATGTCATTTTTAGACAAAGCTGTTTTATACAACAAACAAGAATGGCTTCCCTATAGAGGTTTTATAAAATGTATTTTCTCAAAATCATATAAAGATGCCATTACTGATTTAGAAGAATGCATTAAACTTTATGGGAATGGCTATATAATGGATCATACCTACAGTTTTTATATCGGACTTTGCTACTTACAATTGAACGAATATGACAAGGCAGAAAAGGTTCTTGACGATTATGTAACTGACATTTACAAAAACAGGCAACAATTGGAACATCCTACAACATACTTCTATCAGGCGATTGCCAAATATGAACTAAAAAAATACGATGAGGCAATTTCAATTTTAGATAAAGCATTGAAAATATACCCTCAATTCTCGGATGCAAAATACTACAAAGCAATTTGTTGGTTTAAAATAGGTAAACCTAAGGATGAAATTTCAGCTTTAGGGACAGAAGCTAGAAGTGATGCAACAAAAGGTTTTAAGCTAAATGAGGATAATACTATTTACGAAACCTATCCTTATCAAATAAGGTTCACGAAATAA
- a CDS encoding lycopene cyclase family protein: protein MKHYDYIFTGTGLSAMMTVYKMIVSENFIGKSVLLIDEDTKKTNDRTWCFWQEGPSIWESVISKKWDTALFANENFKRDLDLNPYKYNQIRSLDFYNFVLKLIKKQQNITFLNDKVTDINELDTHVFVATSTNTFTCNQLLNSIYNKGLVENQQRYPVLQQHFIGWFIKSKENVLNPEQVTFMDFSVAQKGNTRFMYALPISKKEALIEYTLFSHTLLEKQEYESEIKNYIQKLGIQDYEIVEKEQGSIPMTCFPFWKRNTKRVLNIGTAGGWTKASTGYTFKKSDKKSTQLVTFLQTQNNKPSTPIKMSSFYKKNKFWFYDLLLLDILDRNNELGSSIFSDMFQKGNPALIFKFLDEETTFIEDVKVILKCPKTPFIKALFRVIFLPKKT from the coding sequence ATGAAACACTACGATTACATTTTTACAGGAACTGGTTTATCTGCTATGATGACAGTTTACAAGATGATTGTATCTGAGAACTTTATTGGAAAATCTGTTTTGTTAATTGATGAAGATACCAAGAAAACCAATGACAGAACTTGGTGTTTTTGGCAAGAAGGTCCATCAATATGGGAAAGTGTTATTTCAAAAAAATGGGATACTGCTTTATTTGCCAATGAAAACTTCAAGAGAGACTTAGATCTAAACCCCTATAAGTACAACCAAATTCGAAGTTTAGACTTTTACAATTTTGTTTTAAAACTCATTAAGAAACAACAAAACATTACTTTTCTCAATGATAAAGTAACCGACATTAACGAACTCGACACTCATGTTTTTGTAGCGACTTCAACCAATACTTTCACTTGTAACCAACTCTTAAACAGCATTTACAACAAAGGATTAGTAGAGAACCAACAGCGTTATCCTGTTTTACAACAGCATTTTATTGGATGGTTTATTAAAAGTAAAGAGAATGTTCTTAACCCAGAGCAGGTTACTTTCATGGATTTTTCGGTTGCCCAAAAAGGCAATACCCGATTCATGTACGCTTTACCAATATCCAAAAAAGAAGCTTTAATAGAATACACCTTGTTTTCGCATACGCTCTTAGAAAAACAAGAATACGAATCGGAGATTAAAAACTATATTCAGAAATTAGGGATTCAAGATTATGAAATAGTAGAAAAAGAACAAGGTAGCATTCCGATGACCTGCTTTCCCTTTTGGAAAAGGAATACAAAACGCGTACTTAATATTGGTACCGCTGGTGGTTGGACAAAAGCAAGTACAGGATACACTTTTAAAAAATCAGATAAAAAATCAACCCAATTAGTAACGTTTCTACAAACTCAAAACAACAAACCTTCGACACCAATTAAAATGTCCTCGTTCTATAAAAAAAACAAGTTCTGGTTTTATGATTTACTCTTACTAGATATACTCGACAGAAATAACGAGCTAGGAAGTAGCATTTTCTCAGATATGTTTCAAAAAGGAAACCCTGCATTGATTTTTAAGTTCTTAGACGAAGAAACAACCTTTATTGAAGATGTTAAAGTTATTTTAAAATGTCCTAAAACACCATTTATAAAAGCGTTATTTAGAGTGATTTTTCTTCCAAAGAAAACATAA
- a CDS encoding thioredoxin family protein codes for MKSLLIILLFLGLTSTGFCQLKSIPFEAIDSLQQIQKRKVIIFIHTDWCKYCQAMKNSTFKNKKIIEQLNNQFYFVDFHAEEKRTIRFNNKTFNYTTTGNKTGVNELAIQLGTVNNQLTYPIICILNSKNEILFQDTNYHNAKDFEIILNKLID; via the coding sequence ATGAAAAGTCTACTCATAATATTACTCTTCCTAGGCCTTACTTCAACAGGGTTTTGCCAACTAAAAAGCATTCCGTTTGAAGCTATTGACAGCTTACAGCAAATTCAGAAAAGGAAAGTCATTATTTTTATCCACACCGATTGGTGCAAGTATTGTCAAGCAATGAAGAATTCAACCTTTAAAAACAAAAAAATAATAGAACAACTCAATAACCAATTCTATTTTGTTGATTTTCATGCTGAAGAAAAAAGAACAATTCGGTTTAATAATAAAACATTCAACTACACAACAACCGGAAATAAAACTGGCGTTAATGAATTAGCGATACAATTAGGAACAGTTAATAATCAACTAACCTACCCCATTATTTGTATTTTAAATTCAAAAAATGAAATCCTATTTCAAGATACAAATTATCACAATGCAAAGGATTTTGAAATCATTTTGAACAAACTAATTGATTGA
- a CDS encoding TonB-dependent receptor, with protein MKYLFTMLLFSILQVGFSQNTSSISGRVFIENQEKQQANVQILKTNYKTQTDSLGFYKLEAIPLGNYKIQVSSLGQKTITKNIVFKENEPLTLDFQLTNNENELNEVVISGTLKAVKRLESAVPVEVYTPVFFKKNPTANIYEALQNVNGVRPQLNCGVCNTGDIHINGLEGPYTAVMIDGMPIVSSLSTVYGLSGIPNSLVERIEIVKGPASSLYGSEAVGGLINIITKSATNAPVFSADVFTTSWLETNVDLGVKLNAGKNATALLGVNYFNYNQRIDNDNDGFTDVTLQDRVSVFQKWSFKRKENRIFTLAGRGMYEDRWGGDIRWEKKYRGGDKIYGESVYTKRAELIGSYQLPTDEKLIFSFSGNVHYQDSRYGTTSYIANQKIGFAQLTWDKKIKNNDLLAGIASRYTYYDDNTTSTQIQGKNNPDKTWLPGIFLQDEITLTEKHKILLGLRYDYNSIHGNIVTPRFAYKLKFNDNNILRFNAGTGYRVVNLFTEDHAALTGSREVVIANNLNPEKSINANLNYIKKIYFNNGTFIGIETTAFHTRFSNKIIADYDTDPNKIIYDNIDGHAVSQGISTNIDVNFNNGLKLIAGATIMDVSNIENGTRERPYLTEKFTATWSASYKINPINLAIDYTGNLYSPMKLPLLGDNDPRDPNSPWYSLQNIQFTYTGWKNFDLYAGIKNLLNFTPKRNNPFLISRTNDPFDKNVDYDSNDKVLVTPSNPYGMTFDTTYVYAPNQGIRSFFGLRYNLR; from the coding sequence ATGAAATATTTATTTACAATGCTACTGTTTTCAATACTTCAGGTTGGTTTTTCACAAAATACCTCATCAATTTCAGGAAGAGTATTTATTGAAAATCAAGAAAAGCAACAAGCAAATGTTCAAATACTGAAAACTAATTATAAAACCCAAACGGATAGTTTAGGCTTTTATAAATTAGAAGCTATTCCGTTAGGCAATTATAAAATTCAAGTTTCATCACTTGGTCAAAAGACAATAACAAAAAACATTGTTTTTAAAGAAAATGAGCCTTTGACTTTAGATTTTCAATTAACAAATAATGAAAACGAACTTAACGAAGTCGTAATATCTGGAACATTAAAAGCTGTAAAACGCTTAGAAAGTGCGGTTCCTGTAGAAGTTTACACGCCAGTATTCTTTAAAAAAAATCCAACGGCTAATATTTATGAGGCTTTACAAAATGTGAATGGAGTACGACCTCAACTAAATTGTGGCGTTTGTAACACTGGTGACATTCATATAAATGGTCTCGAAGGCCCTTATACGGCTGTCATGATTGATGGAATGCCAATTGTAAGCAGTTTATCTACAGTTTATGGATTATCAGGAATTCCGAACTCACTTGTAGAAAGAATAGAAATTGTAAAAGGTCCTGCATCTTCTCTTTATGGAAGTGAGGCTGTAGGAGGATTAATAAATATTATAACAAAAAGTGCTACCAATGCACCTGTTTTCTCTGCTGATGTATTTACAACCAGCTGGCTAGAGACAAATGTAGATTTGGGAGTGAAATTAAATGCTGGCAAAAATGCAACAGCTTTACTAGGCGTTAATTATTTTAATTACAACCAAAGAATTGACAATGACAATGATGGCTTTACAGATGTGACGCTTCAGGATCGGGTATCAGTATTTCAAAAATGGTCGTTTAAAAGAAAAGAAAATAGAATATTTACTCTCGCAGGACGCGGTATGTATGAAGATCGTTGGGGTGGCGATATACGCTGGGAAAAAAAATACAGAGGTGGCGATAAAATCTACGGAGAAAGTGTTTACACCAAACGTGCCGAACTTATAGGAAGTTACCAATTACCAACAGATGAAAAACTGATATTTTCTTTCTCTGGGAATGTACATTATCAAGACAGTCGTTATGGAACTACTTCCTATATAGCTAATCAAAAAATTGGGTTTGCTCAACTTACTTGGGACAAAAAAATCAAAAACAATGACTTGCTAGCAGGAATAGCCTCTCGTTATACTTATTACGATGACAATACAACATCGACACAAATACAAGGAAAAAACAATCCAGATAAAACATGGTTACCAGGTATATTTTTGCAAGATGAAATAACATTAACAGAAAAACACAAAATACTTCTAGGGCTACGATACGATTATAACTCTATCCACGGAAATATTGTAACTCCAAGATTTGCCTATAAATTAAAATTTAATGATAACAACATCCTTCGTTTTAATGCCGGAACAGGTTATAGAGTGGTAAATTTATTCACAGAAGACCACGCCGCTTTAACTGGATCTAGAGAAGTTGTTATTGCTAATAATCTGAATCCAGAAAAATCAATCAATGCTAATTTAAACTACATCAAGAAAATATACTTTAACAACGGGACATTTATTGGTATCGAAACTACCGCTTTTCATACCCGATTTAGCAATAAGATAATAGCAGATTATGATACCGACCCGAACAAAATCATTTATGACAACATTGATGGTCACGCTGTAAGTCAGGGAATCAGCACAAACATAGACGTAAACTTCAATAACGGATTAAAACTAATTGCAGGCGCAACAATTATGGATGTTTCGAATATTGAAAACGGAACTCGTGAAAGACCGTATCTAACAGAGAAATTTACAGCAACTTGGAGCGCTTCGTATAAAATTAATCCAATTAATTTAGCAATTGATTATACCGGAAATTTATACAGTCCGATGAAATTACCTCTATTAGGTGATAACGACCCTAGAGACCCAAACTCCCCTTGGTATAGTTTACAAAACATTCAGTTTACTTACACAGGTTGGAAGAATTTTGATTTATACGCTGGAATCAAAAACCTACTTAACTTTACTCCTAAACGAAATAACCCATTCCTTATTTCGAGAACTAACGATCCTTTTGACAAAAATGTTGACTACGATTCAAACGATAAAGTACTTGTAACTCCAAGTAATCCATACGGAATGACATTTGACACAACCTATGTTTATGCGCCAAACCAAGGAATTCGCAGTTTCTTTGGATTACGTTATAATCTGAGATAA
- a CDS encoding NAD(P)/FAD-dependent oxidoreductase produces MKKSNEYDVIIIGGSYAGFSAAMALGRSMRKVLIIDSGNPCNQQTPYSHNFITQDGKKPSDINATAKNQVLKYPTISFIEDKAVKASKKESDFEILTERKEVFIARKLIFATGLKDIFPEINGFAACWGISILHCPYCHGYEVKNERTGIIANGDIGYDFTKMISNWTKDLTLFTNGKSSLTEDQTATLKKNNIATLENEIDYFQHNDGKIINIVFKDGTKTAIKALYARPPFEQHSHLPQELGCEMTEQGLIKVDSYQKTTIKGIYAAGDNSTFGRSVALAVSSGSVAGAFINKELIEEDF; encoded by the coding sequence ATGAAAAAAAGTAACGAATACGATGTTATAATAATTGGTGGCAGTTATGCCGGCTTTTCAGCAGCCATGGCATTAGGACGTTCGATGCGAAAAGTGTTAATTATAGATAGCGGCAATCCATGCAATCAACAAACTCCATACTCACACAATTTCATAACTCAAGATGGTAAAAAACCGTCCGATATAAATGCTACCGCAAAAAACCAAGTATTAAAGTACCCGACTATAAGTTTTATTGAAGATAAAGCAGTTAAAGCATCTAAAAAAGAAAGTGATTTTGAAATACTAACAGAAAGAAAAGAAGTCTTTATAGCAAGAAAATTAATTTTTGCAACAGGATTGAAAGATATATTTCCAGAAATAAATGGATTCGCAGCATGTTGGGGAATTTCGATATTACATTGTCCTTATTGTCACGGCTACGAAGTAAAAAACGAAAGAACTGGCATTATCGCAAACGGTGATATCGGATATGATTTTACAAAAATGATTTCAAATTGGACAAAAGACCTTACGCTATTTACAAATGGAAAATCATCATTGACCGAAGATCAAACTGCTACACTAAAAAAGAACAACATCGCAACTTTAGAAAATGAAATAGATTATTTCCAACACAATGATGGTAAAATTATAAATATTGTTTTTAAGGACGGAACAAAAACAGCGATTAAAGCACTTTATGCTAGACCTCCTTTTGAGCAACATTCGCATTTACCACAAGAATTGGGCTGCGAAATGACAGAACAAGGCTTAATAAAAGTAGATTCTTATCAGAAAACAACAATCAAAGGAATATATGCTGCAGGTGACAATTCCACATTTGGTCGTTCAGTAGCACTAGCGGTTTCATCAGGATCAGTAGCAGGTGCTTTCATAAATAAGGAACTCATAGAAGAAGATTTCTAG
- a CDS encoding MerC domain-containing protein: MKTKTTFNWDILGISSATICLVHCLVLPILTIVPLGITHNPIIDLLFASIGFFAVIKIVKKATLLVSSILLLSITLIFISIIIEIILDVHTVLIFIGGIGMIIGHILNYLIHKKIDTNKKLLQTKNTL, encoded by the coding sequence ATGAAGACAAAAACAACTTTTAATTGGGACATTTTAGGAATTTCAAGCGCAACAATATGCCTCGTGCATTGTTTGGTGTTGCCTATATTAACAATAGTTCCACTTGGTATAACCCATAATCCTATAATCGATTTACTTTTTGCATCCATCGGATTTTTTGCAGTTATAAAAATAGTAAAAAAAGCGACTCTACTTGTAAGTAGTATTCTGCTTTTATCAATAACCCTAATTTTTATAAGCATAATTATAGAAATAATACTAGATGTACACACCGTCCTAATCTTTATTGGTGGAATTGGGATGATAATTGGTCATATTCTAAATTACCTAATTCACAAAAAAATAGATACTAACAAAAAGCTACTCCAAACTAAAAACACTTTGTAA
- a CDS encoding Fur family transcriptional regulator yields the protein MKVTRNTVAKGAILDLITNSDSALSHSEIHKLTQDLCDRVTIYRILDRLVNEDVIHKIVNLDGTIKYAKCHHANHVHIHNHVHFSCEKCLKVTCMENVQPSYIIPRNYKVNDVNFTLSGLCPNCL from the coding sequence ATGAAAGTTACCCGTAATACTGTGGCCAAAGGAGCCATTCTAGATTTAATTACTAATTCAGATTCGGCATTGTCACATTCTGAGATTCATAAATTAACTCAGGATTTATGTGATCGTGTTACGATTTATAGAATTTTAGACCGTTTGGTCAATGAAGATGTCATTCATAAAATTGTAAATCTTGATGGAACTATTAAATATGCTAAATGTCATCATGCAAATCATGTGCATATTCATAATCATGTACACTTTAGTTGCGAAAAATGTTTGAAAGTTACTTGCATGGAAAACGTGCAACCAAGCTATATAATTCCCCGTAATTACAAGGTTAACGATGTAAATTTTACTCTTTCGGGATTGTGTCCGAATTGTTTATAA
- a CDS encoding Nramp family divalent metal transporter — protein MTKSLEEVNQSVQTQNKKSVFRKILAFLGPAYLVSVGYMDPGNWATDIAGGSQFGYALLWVLLMSNLMALLLQSLSARLGIVTQRDLAQASRETYSKFINYILYILAEVAIAACDLAEVLGMAIGINLLFDIPLIEGVLITVLDTFLLLFLINKGIRKMEAFIIVLVAIIGFSFVFEMIFAEPELDKVMYGLIPSLPNSAALYIAIGIIGATVMPHNLYLHSSLVQTRKFDRSPAGIKQALKYNLIDSTIALNLAFFVNAAILILAAATFHRNGMFEVAEIQDAHKFLEPLLGTKWAPVLFAVALIAAGQSSTITGTLAGQIVMEGYLNLRIQPWVRRIITRLIAIVPAVVVIMIYGESVTGKLLILSQVILSLQLGFAIIPLIHFVSDKTKMKGFHISRLTQVTAWVIALIIVSLNGKLVYDEITGWLDASENPIVLWVTVVPLAIAALVLLLYIVFKPFIARAKSDIQNHSPHSLALRFSVKEGYSKKNIAISVDFSNADEAAINSAFELGGIDGNYTLIHVVETVGALMYGQNVDDHETTIDEKLLLEYKEMLTAKGFKIETELGFGKPNNIIPIIVNKGGFDILVMGTHGHTGFKDLVFGTTVDKLRHKISIPLFIVKK, from the coding sequence ATGACTAAATCTCTAGAAGAAGTTAACCAATCGGTTCAAACGCAAAATAAAAAATCTGTTTTTAGAAAAATATTAGCTTTTCTTGGTCCTGCTTATTTAGTGAGCGTTGGATACATGGATCCAGGAAACTGGGCGACAGATATTGCGGGTGGAAGCCAATTTGGGTATGCTTTACTTTGGGTTTTGTTAATGAGTAACTTAATGGCTTTGTTATTGCAAAGTCTTAGTGCTAGATTAGGAATTGTAACCCAACGTGATTTAGCACAAGCATCAAGAGAAACCTATTCTAAATTCATCAATTATATATTATACATTCTTGCCGAAGTCGCCATTGCTGCTTGTGATCTTGCTGAGGTACTGGGAATGGCAATTGGTATTAATTTATTATTTGATATTCCGCTGATTGAGGGTGTCTTAATTACTGTATTAGATACTTTTTTATTGCTTTTCTTGATTAATAAAGGCATTCGAAAAATGGAAGCTTTCATTATTGTCTTAGTTGCTATTATTGGGTTTTCTTTTGTTTTTGAAATGATTTTTGCTGAACCTGAACTAGATAAGGTAATGTATGGATTGATTCCATCACTTCCTAATTCTGCAGCTTTATACATTGCAATCGGTATTATCGGAGCAACAGTAATGCCTCATAATTTGTATCTGCACTCTTCTTTGGTACAAACCAGAAAATTTGATAGAAGTCCTGCAGGAATCAAACAGGCATTAAAATACAATCTGATAGATTCAACGATTGCTCTTAATCTCGCCTTTTTTGTAAACGCCGCTATCTTAATTCTTGCTGCTGCAACCTTTCATCGAAATGGAATGTTTGAAGTTGCTGAAATTCAGGATGCGCATAAGTTTTTAGAACCGCTTTTAGGAACCAAGTGGGCACCTGTGCTCTTTGCAGTTGCTTTAATCGCAGCAGGTCAGAGCTCCACAATTACTGGAACTTTAGCGGGGCAAATCGTTATGGAAGGGTATTTAAATTTAAGAATCCAACCTTGGGTTCGTCGAATAATAACACGTTTAATTGCTATTGTTCCCGCCGTAGTAGTTATTATGATTTATGGCGAAAGTGTCACAGGAAAACTGCTTATTCTGAGTCAGGTAATCCTGAGTTTGCAATTAGGATTTGCAATTATACCATTGATACATTTTGTGAGTGATAAAACAAAGATGAAAGGGTTTCATATTAGCAGATTAACTCAGGTTACAGCATGGGTTATTGCTTTGATTATTGTATCGCTTAACGGAAAATTAGTGTATGATGAAATAACGGGTTGGTTAGATGCTTCTGAGAATCCAATTGTGTTATGGGTTACTGTTGTTCCTCTGGCAATAGCTGCTTTAGTTTTATTACTTTATATCGTTTTTAAACCATTTATTGCTCGAGCAAAATCTGATATACAAAATCATTCCCCTCATAGCCTTGCTTTGCGCTTTTCTGTAAAAGAAGGATATAGTAAAAAGAACATTGCTATTTCTGTAGATTTCTCTAATGCCGATGAAGCAGCTATTAACAGTGCATTCGAATTAGGAGGAATTGATGGTAACTACACTTTAATTCATGTGGTTGAGACAGTTGGCGCACTTATGTATGGTCAAAATGTTGATGACCATGAAACAACAATCGATGAAAAACTGTTATTAGAATACAAAGAGATGCTTACGGCAAAAGGATTTAAGATCGAGACAGAACTTGGATTTGGTAAGCCAAACAATATTATTCCGATTATTGTAAACAAAGGAGGTTTTGATATTTTGGTTATGGGAACGCACGGACATACTGGCTTTAAAGATTTAGTTTTTGGAACAACAGTCGATAAATTGCGTCATAAAATTTCGATACCTTTGTTTATCGTTAAAAAATAA
- a CDS encoding metal-dependent transcriptional regulator: MTFSEENYLKAIYHLTTSSEAEVSTNAIAEMMETKASSVTDMLKKLSEKDLINYKKYQGVSLTENGKLAAKMIVRKHRLWEVFLVDKLDFSWDEVHDIAEQLEHIKSEQLINKLDDFLGNPTEDPHGDPIPDAQGRIIKVEKQLLSELSEKQTGVCVGVKDTSSEFLQYLDKQGIALGSKIECLSKESFDLSLKIKVNEQELTISNKIASNLFVKLL, from the coding sequence ATGACCTTCTCAGAAGAAAACTACCTAAAAGCTATTTATCATTTAACCACTTCTTCTGAAGCTGAGGTTAGTACCAATGCTATTGCCGAAATGATGGAAACAAAAGCATCATCGGTTACCGATATGCTTAAGAAATTATCCGAAAAGGATTTGATTAATTATAAAAAATACCAAGGAGTTTCGCTTACAGAAAACGGAAAGTTAGCTGCCAAAATGATTGTTCGAAAACACCGTTTATGGGAAGTTTTTTTAGTAGATAAACTTGATTTCTCTTGGGATGAGGTTCATGATATTGCCGAACAATTGGAACATATTAAATCGGAACAATTAATTAATAAGCTGGATGATTTTCTAGGTAATCCAACAGAAGATCCGCACGGAGATCCAATTCCAGATGCTCAAGGACGAATTATTAAAGTTGAAAAGCAACTGCTTTCAGAACTTAGTGAAAAACAAACTGGAGTGTGTGTTGGTGTAAAAGATACTTCATCTGAGTTTTTACAATATTTGGATAAACAAGGAATTGCTTTAGGTTCTAAAATAGAATGTCTATCAAAAGAAAGCTTCGATTTGTCTCTAAAAATTAAAGTAAACGAACAAGAACTTACTATTTCGAATAAAATAGCTTCAAACTTATTCGTCAAGTTGCTTTAG
- a CDS encoding FeoB-associated Cys-rich membrane protein, which yields MVQEIIAFAILAIAIAFLIRKFFWKPKNKKNCGDNDCGCH from the coding sequence ATGGTACAAGAAATTATAGCTTTTGCAATTTTAGCAATAGCAATTGCCTTCTTAATTCGTAAGTTTTTTTGGAAGCCTAAAAACAAGAAAAATTGCGGAGACAATGACTGTGGTTGTCATTAA